In Nocardioides marinus, one DNA window encodes the following:
- a CDS encoding DUF3090 domain-containing protein: MALVHGFDPPERFVAGTVGPPGSRTFFLQARSGTRLVSVALEKQQVAALAERIDELLDEVMASESAGTVVPAVAPVGLQDNAPLEQPIEEEFRAGTMTLSWDPDDERVVVEVFPYTEAAVVTPDQLDEDFEEPEPDEVLLVRMPPGLARAFVARSESVLGAGRPTCPFCGNPIDPDGHLCVRANGFRRRDPV, encoded by the coding sequence ATGGCTCTCGTCCACGGCTTCGACCCGCCCGAGCGCTTCGTCGCGGGCACCGTCGGCCCGCCGGGCTCGCGCACCTTCTTCCTGCAGGCGCGCAGCGGCACCCGCCTGGTCAGCGTCGCCCTGGAGAAGCAGCAGGTGGCGGCCTTGGCGGAGCGGATCGACGAGCTCCTCGACGAGGTGATGGCCAGCGAGTCCGCCGGCACCGTCGTCCCCGCGGTGGCGCCCGTCGGCCTGCAGGACAACGCCCCCCTGGAGCAGCCGATCGAGGAGGAGTTCCGCGCCGGCACGATGACCCTGTCGTGGGACCCCGACGACGAGCGGGTGGTCGTGGAGGTCTTCCCCTACACCGAGGCGGCCGTGGTCACTCCCGACCAGCTCGACGAGGACTTCGAGGAGCCGGAGCCCGACGAGGTGCTGCTGGTGCGGATGCCCCCGGGGCTGGCGCGGGCCTTCGTCGCCCGCAGCGAGAGCGTGCTGGGCGCCGGGCGGCCGACCTGTCCCTTCTGCGGCAACCCGATCGATCCCGACGGGCACCTGTGCGTCCGGGCCAACGGCTTCCGTCGGCGCGACCCGGTCTGA
- the metH gene encoding methionine synthase: protein MTPATTQDWRPDATEELSRALRERILVIDGAMGTAIQRDRPDEAGYRGERFKDWTGEDLQGNNDLLTITQPDIIAGIHREYLLAGADIVETNTFNANAVSLSDYGLEELAYELNLESARLARRVADEVATPERPRYVAGALGPTTRTASISPDVNDPAARNVTWDDLVPAYLEAARGLVDGGADLIFVETIFDTLNAKAAIFAIETLFEETGRRWPVVISGTITDASGRTLSGQTTEAFWNSVRHARPLAVGLNCALGAREMRPYLAELSRIADTFVSCYPNAGLPNAFGEYDEAAEETAAIIREFAHDGLVNLVGGCCGTTPDHVRAIAGAVEGLPRREVPTIPPAMRLSGLEPFTIDGTSLFVNVGERTNITGSARFRNLIKDGDYDTALSVAAQQVENGAQVIDVNMDEGMIDGVAAMDRFLRLVASEPDISRVPLMVDSSKWEVIEAGLKTVQGKPIVNSISLKEGEEPFLEHARLCRKYGAAAVVMAFDEDGQADNLERRKAICERAYRLLVDEVGFPAEDIVFDPNVFAVATGIEEHAGYGLDFIEATRWIKANLPGAKVSGGISNVSFSFRGNNPVREAIHAVFLFHAIRAGLDMGIVNAGALVVYDQVDAELRERIEDVVLNRRADAAERLLEVAEAHNRAGEQAEAVTEAWRELPVAERVTHALVKGIDAHVEADTEELRREITERGGRPIEVIEGPLMDGMDVVGDLFGSGKMFLPQVVKSARVMKKAVAYLIPFIEEEKRTNPALASQKDTNGTVVLATVKGDVHDIGKNIVGVVLACNNYEVIDLGVMVPAQKILDAAAEHSADVIGLSGLITPSLDEMVGFATEMQRLGLEIPLLIGGATTSRAHTAVKVDRKYDGPVVWVKDASRSVPTVSALLNPQRRETLLADVKEDYDALRARHAAKSDRPQLSYAEAVANATPVDWEGYVPPAPRTPGVHLLEDYDLAELREYIDWQPFFNAWEMKGKFPDILNSPSHGEAARKLYDDAQSMLDTVIAEQWLTARGVYGLWPANSDGDDVVVWADDSRTQQRAVLHQLRQQGKHRDGIPNRSLADYVAPTSTGLADHVGGFAVTAGIGLPERVQAFKDDLDDYNAILLESLADRLAEAFAERLHQRVRTEFWGHAADETLSNHDLIAERYTGIRPAPGYPACPDHTEKTTLWDLMDVEAGTGIRLTESMAMWPGASVSGLYYSHPESQYFVVGRLGRDQVAAYAERKGWSLQEAEKWLSPNLGYDPDD from the coding sequence ATGACCCCCGCGACGACCCAGGACTGGCGTCCCGACGCCACCGAGGAGCTCAGCCGTGCGCTGAGGGAGCGGATCCTGGTCATCGACGGCGCCATGGGCACCGCCATCCAGCGCGACCGGCCCGACGAGGCCGGCTACCGCGGCGAGCGGTTCAAGGACTGGACCGGCGAGGACCTCCAGGGCAACAACGACCTGCTGACCATCACCCAGCCCGACATCATCGCCGGCATCCACCGCGAGTACCTCCTGGCCGGCGCCGACATCGTCGAGACGAACACCTTCAACGCCAACGCGGTCTCGTTGAGCGACTACGGCCTCGAGGAGCTCGCCTACGAGCTCAACCTCGAGTCCGCCCGGCTGGCCCGTCGCGTGGCCGACGAGGTCGCCACGCCCGAGCGGCCCCGGTACGTCGCGGGGGCACTGGGGCCCACCACCCGCACGGCCTCGATCAGCCCCGACGTCAACGACCCGGCCGCCCGCAACGTCACCTGGGACGACCTCGTGCCGGCCTACCTCGAGGCCGCCCGTGGCCTCGTCGACGGCGGCGCCGACCTGATCTTCGTCGAGACGATCTTCGACACCCTCAACGCCAAGGCCGCGATCTTCGCGATCGAGACGTTGTTCGAGGAGACCGGCCGGCGCTGGCCGGTGGTCATCTCCGGCACGATCACCGACGCCTCCGGCCGCACCCTGTCCGGCCAGACCACCGAGGCGTTCTGGAACTCCGTCCGGCACGCCCGCCCCCTGGCCGTGGGGCTGAACTGCGCGCTGGGCGCCCGGGAGATGCGTCCCTACCTCGCCGAGCTCTCCCGGATCGCCGACACGTTCGTCTCCTGCTACCCCAACGCGGGACTGCCCAACGCCTTCGGGGAGTACGACGAGGCGGCCGAGGAGACCGCCGCCATCATCCGCGAGTTCGCCCACGACGGGCTGGTCAACCTCGTCGGCGGCTGCTGCGGCACCACCCCCGACCACGTCCGCGCCATCGCCGGTGCGGTCGAGGGACTGCCGCGTCGTGAGGTCCCGACCATCCCGCCGGCGATGCGGCTCTCCGGCCTCGAGCCATTCACCATCGACGGGACGAGCCTGTTCGTCAACGTGGGGGAGCGGACCAACATCACGGGCTCGGCACGCTTCCGCAACCTGATCAAGGACGGCGACTACGACACCGCCCTCTCGGTGGCCGCCCAGCAGGTCGAGAACGGCGCGCAGGTCATCGACGTCAACATGGACGAGGGCATGATCGACGGCGTCGCGGCCATGGACCGCTTCCTGCGCCTGGTGGCCTCCGAGCCCGACATCTCCCGGGTCCCGCTCATGGTCGACTCCTCGAAGTGGGAGGTCATCGAAGCGGGTCTGAAGACCGTCCAGGGCAAGCCGATCGTGAACTCCATCTCGCTCAAGGAGGGCGAGGAGCCCTTCCTCGAGCACGCCCGGCTGTGCCGCAAGTACGGCGCCGCCGCCGTCGTCATGGCCTTCGACGAGGACGGCCAGGCCGACAACCTCGAGCGTCGCAAGGCCATCTGCGAGCGGGCCTACCGGCTGCTGGTGGACGAGGTCGGCTTCCCCGCCGAGGACATCGTCTTCGACCCCAACGTCTTCGCCGTCGCCACCGGCATCGAGGAGCACGCCGGCTACGGGCTGGACTTCATCGAGGCCACCCGGTGGATCAAGGCGAACCTCCCCGGCGCCAAGGTGTCCGGCGGCATCTCGAACGTCTCCTTCTCCTTCCGCGGCAACAACCCCGTGCGCGAGGCGATCCACGCGGTCTTCCTCTTCCACGCCATCCGGGCCGGCCTGGACATGGGCATCGTCAACGCCGGGGCGCTGGTGGTCTACGACCAGGTCGACGCCGAGCTGCGCGAGCGGATCGAGGACGTCGTCCTCAACCGCCGCGCCGACGCGGCCGAGCGGCTGCTGGAGGTCGCCGAGGCCCACAACCGAGCCGGTGAGCAGGCCGAGGCGGTCACGGAGGCCTGGCGCGAGCTCCCCGTCGCGGAGCGGGTCACCCACGCGCTGGTCAAGGGCATCGACGCCCACGTCGAGGCCGACACCGAGGAGCTGCGCCGCGAGATCACCGAGCGTGGGGGACGTCCCATCGAGGTGATCGAGGGCCCGCTGATGGACGGCATGGACGTCGTCGGCGACCTGTTCGGCTCCGGGAAGATGTTCCTCCCACAGGTCGTGAAGTCGGCGCGGGTGATGAAGAAGGCCGTCGCGTACCTCATCCCGTTCATCGAGGAGGAGAAGCGGACCAACCCGGCGCTGGCCTCGCAGAAGGACACCAACGGCACGGTGGTGCTGGCCACGGTCAAGGGCGACGTCCACGACATCGGCAAGAACATCGTCGGCGTGGTGCTGGCCTGCAACAACTACGAGGTGATCGACCTCGGGGTGATGGTGCCGGCGCAGAAGATCCTCGACGCGGCCGCCGAGCACAGTGCGGACGTCATCGGGCTCTCCGGGCTGATCACGCCGTCCCTGGACGAGATGGTCGGCTTCGCGACGGAGATGCAGCGCCTCGGCCTCGAGATCCCGCTGCTCATCGGTGGCGCGACCACCTCGCGCGCCCACACCGCGGTGAAGGTCGACCGGAAGTACGACGGCCCGGTGGTCTGGGTCAAGGACGCCTCGCGCTCGGTGCCGACCGTCTCGGCACTGCTCAACCCGCAGCGCCGCGAGACCCTGCTCGCCGACGTCAAGGAGGACTACGACGCCCTGCGCGCCCGGCACGCCGCCAAGTCCGACCGCCCGCAGCTGTCCTACGCCGAGGCCGTCGCGAACGCGACCCCGGTCGACTGGGAGGGCTACGTCCCTCCCGCGCCCCGGACCCCCGGCGTGCACCTGCTCGAGGACTACGACCTGGCCGAGCTGCGCGAGTACATCGACTGGCAGCCCTTCTTCAACGCCTGGGAGATGAAGGGGAAGTTCCCCGACATCCTGAACTCGCCGAGCCACGGCGAGGCCGCCCGCAAGCTCTACGACGACGCACAGTCCATGCTGGACACGGTCATCGCCGAGCAGTGGCTGACGGCCCGCGGCGTCTACGGCCTGTGGCCTGCCAACAGTGACGGCGACGACGTCGTCGTGTGGGCCGACGACTCCCGCACCCAGCAGCGTGCCGTGCTGCACCAGCTGCGCCAGCAGGGCAAGCACCGCGACGGCATCCCCAACCGCTCGCTGGCCGACTACGTGGCGCCCACCTCGACCGGGCTCGCCGACCACGTGGGCGGCTTCGCCGTCACCGCCGGCATCGGTCTCCCCGAGCGGGTCCAGGCGTTCAAGGACGACCTCGACGACTACAACGCGATCCTGCTCGAGTCCCTGGCCGACCGGCTGGCGGAGGCCTTCGCCGAGCGGCTGCACCAGCGCGTGCGCACGGAGTTCTGGGGTCACGCCGCGGACGAGACGCTCAGCAACCACGACCTGATCGCGGAGCGCTACACCGGCATCCGCCCCGCACCCGGCTACCCGGCCTGCCCCGACCACACCGAGAAGACCACGCTGTGGGACCTCATGGACGTCGAGGCCGGCACCGGGATCCGGCTGACGGAGTCGATGGCGATGTGGCCGGGCGCCTCGGTGTCAGGGCTCTACTACAGCCACCCCGAGAGCCAGTACTTCGTCGTCGGGCGGCTGGGCCGCGACCAGGTGGCGGCGTACGCCGAGCGCAAGGGCTGGAGCCTGCAGGAGGCCGAGAAGTGGCTCTCCCCGAACCTCGGCTACGACCCCGATGACTGA
- a CDS encoding HAD family hydrolase, which produces MTESRPSAAPAAVLWDMDGTLVDTEPYWIATEHAMADKYGGTWSQEQALSLVGNDLLSSGRVLKEAWGLPQSPAEVVEELLDGVVARVEESVPWQPGAPELLASLRDAGVPCALVTMSYERFVAPILRHLPAETFRVIVTGDQVERGKPHPEPYLTAAASLGLDPQDCVAIEDSNTGAKSAEAAGCAVLVVENHVPVLDGPRRVFRPTLQGLGPADVATVLAEVAARG; this is translated from the coding sequence ATGACTGAGTCGCGGCCCTCCGCCGCGCCCGCGGCGGTGCTGTGGGACATGGACGGCACGCTGGTCGACACCGAGCCGTACTGGATCGCCACGGAGCACGCCATGGCCGACAAGTACGGCGGCACCTGGTCCCAGGAGCAGGCGCTGTCCCTGGTCGGCAACGACCTGCTCTCCTCGGGCCGGGTGCTCAAGGAGGCCTGGGGACTGCCCCAGAGCCCTGCGGAGGTGGTCGAGGAGCTGCTCGACGGCGTGGTCGCCCGCGTCGAGGAGTCCGTGCCGTGGCAGCCCGGGGCGCCCGAGCTGCTCGCCTCACTGCGCGACGCCGGCGTGCCCTGCGCGCTGGTCACGATGTCCTACGAGCGGTTCGTGGCACCGATTCTGCGGCACCTGCCGGCCGAGACCTTCCGGGTCATCGTCACCGGTGACCAGGTCGAGCGGGGCAAGCCCCACCCGGAGCCGTACCTCACCGCCGCCGCCTCCCTGGGGCTCGACCCGCAGGACTGCGTCGCGATCGAGGACTCCAACACCGGGGCCAAGTCGGCCGAGGCGGCCGGCTGCGCCGTGCTCGTCGTGGAGAACCACGTCCCGGTCCTGGACGGCCCGCGCCGGGTGTTCCGCCCCACGCTCCAGGGTCTCGGCCCTGCCGACGTCGCCACCGTCCTGGCGGAGGTCGCCGCCCGCGGCTGA
- a CDS encoding histidine phosphatase family protein yields the protein MATVVLLRHGRTTANASGVLAGRTPGVRLDELGRGQADRAGTRLAGVPLARVVSSPLERCKQTTRAVLAAQPTEPPLLTERGITECDYGEWQGRTLKELAKEPLWRTVQAHPSAAAFPGGESMSAMQARAVEAVRRHDAEVEAEHGPGAVWVAVSHGDIIKSVLADALGMHLDLFQRISVDPASLSIVRYTDQRPYVLASNTHEGDLSWLVPPAHAPAAPDAAVGGGAGPGEQGTGAHP from the coding sequence ATGGCCACCGTCGTCCTGCTCCGCCACGGCCGGACCACCGCCAACGCCTCGGGCGTGCTGGCCGGTCGCACCCCGGGGGTCCGCCTCGACGAGCTGGGCCGGGGTCAGGCCGACCGGGCCGGCACCCGGCTCGCCGGTGTCCCGCTGGCGCGGGTCGTCAGCAGCCCGCTGGAGCGCTGCAAGCAGACGACCCGTGCCGTCCTGGCAGCGCAGCCCACCGAGCCACCGCTGCTGACCGAGCGCGGCATCACCGAGTGCGACTACGGCGAGTGGCAGGGCCGCACGCTCAAGGAGCTGGCGAAGGAGCCGCTCTGGCGCACGGTGCAGGCCCACCCCTCGGCGGCGGCGTTCCCCGGGGGTGAGTCGATGTCGGCGATGCAGGCGCGTGCGGTCGAGGCGGTACGCCGCCACGACGCCGAGGTCGAGGCCGAGCACGGTCCCGGCGCGGTCTGGGTGGCGGTCAGCCACGGCGACATCATCAAGTCGGTGCTCGCCGACGCCCTGGGCATGCACCTGGACCTCTTCCAGCGGATCTCGGTGGACCCGGCGTCGTTGTCGATCGTGCGCTACACCGACCAGCGTCCCTACGTCCTGGCCAGCAACACCCACGAGGGCGACCTGTCCTGGCTGGTGCCGCCGGCCCACGCCCCGGCCGCGCCCGACGCGGCGGTCGGTGGGGGAGCGGGTCCGGGGGAGCAGGGCACTGGGGCGCACCCCTAG
- the mshC gene encoding cysteine--1-D-myo-inosityl 2-amino-2-deoxy-alpha-D-glucopyranoside ligase: MRAWPAPDLPDLRVVAPPVSLHDTASGGRLVLEPEGPARLYVCGITPYDATHMGHAATYVGFDLLHRAWRNAGHQVTYVQNVTDVDDPLLERATKVKVDWVELAERETELFRQDMTALRVLPPAHYTGAVESIPLVIDLIERMEAAGAVYRVDDDLYFSVTADPAFGAESGLDREAMLEIFPERGGDPDRPGKKDPLDCLVWRAEREGEPSWPSPFGPGRPGWHVECTAIAWEHLGGTLDVQGGGSDLVFPHHEMCAGHAHVATGTPFAKAYAHAGMVGYDGEKMSKSRGNLVFVSALRNSDVDPMAIRLTLLRHHYRSDWEWTDAELFDQVDTLDRWRRALALGAGAAAEPVVTGVLAALADDLDAPRAVQLVDAWVDATLGTHGLADTSDPDAAVRIHALLDAALGLSL; encoded by the coding sequence ATGCGCGCCTGGCCTGCTCCCGACCTCCCGGACCTGCGGGTCGTGGCCCCGCCGGTCTCCCTGCACGACACCGCCTCCGGCGGTCGTCTGGTGCTGGAGCCCGAGGGCCCCGCCCGGCTCTACGTGTGCGGCATCACCCCCTACGACGCGACCCACATGGGCCATGCGGCCACCTACGTCGGCTTCGACCTGCTGCACCGGGCGTGGCGCAACGCCGGCCACCAGGTGACCTACGTCCAGAACGTCACCGACGTCGACGACCCGCTGCTGGAGCGGGCGACCAAGGTGAAGGTCGACTGGGTGGAGCTCGCCGAGCGCGAGACCGAGCTGTTCCGCCAGGACATGACCGCGCTGCGGGTGCTCCCGCCGGCGCACTACACCGGGGCCGTGGAGTCCATCCCGCTGGTCATCGACCTGATCGAGCGCATGGAGGCGGCCGGGGCGGTCTACCGCGTGGACGACGACCTCTACTTCTCCGTCACCGCCGACCCGGCCTTCGGCGCCGAGTCCGGGCTGGACCGCGAGGCGATGCTGGAGATCTTCCCCGAGCGCGGCGGCGACCCCGACCGGCCCGGCAAGAAGGACCCGCTGGACTGTCTGGTGTGGCGCGCCGAGCGTGAGGGCGAGCCGTCGTGGCCCAGCCCGTTCGGTCCCGGCCGGCCCGGGTGGCACGTCGAGTGCACGGCCATCGCCTGGGAGCACCTCGGCGGCACGCTCGACGTCCAGGGCGGGGGCTCCGACCTGGTCTTCCCGCACCACGAGATGTGTGCGGGGCACGCCCACGTCGCCACCGGCACGCCGTTCGCCAAGGCCTACGCCCACGCCGGCATGGTCGGCTACGACGGCGAGAAGATGTCGAAGTCGCGCGGCAACCTGGTCTTCGTCTCGGCGCTGCGCAACTCCGACGTCGACCCGATGGCCATCCGACTCACCCTGCTGCGCCACCACTACCGCAGCGACTGGGAGTGGACCGACGCCGAGCTGTTCGACCAGGTCGACACCCTCGATCGGTGGCGCCGCGCGCTGGCCCTGGGCGCCGGCGCGGCCGCCGAGCCCGTGGTCACCGGTGTGCTGGCCGCCCTGGCCGACGACCTCGACGCCCCGCGGGCGGTCCAGCTGGTCGACGCCTGGGTGGATGCCACCCTCGGCACCCACGGACTCGCCGACACCTCCGACCCCGACGCCGCGGTGCGCATCCACGCGCTCCTGGACGCCGCGCTCGGGCTGTCGCTCTAG
- a CDS encoding SCO1664 family protein: MGAVPVGELVLDGRVMPASNATFVGSITTGDGEVRVVYKPIAGERPLWDFPGAVLARREVAAYLVGRAFAGHAFCNPVPQTWLADGPHGPGMLQAWQEPDEAQEAVTLVEAGSVPHGYLHVFDGYDAADRPISLVHEDTPALRRIAVLDVLLNNADRKGGHVLEAADGHRWAIDHGIAFHAEPKLRTVLWGWTGQPLTDQERDGVARVRDAVAADLGTTLGGLLDDPEVEALLRRSERLLARGVLPGPGGDGPAIPWPPF; encoded by the coding sequence ATGGGGGCGGTGCCGGTCGGCGAGCTGGTCCTCGACGGACGCGTCATGCCCGCCTCCAACGCGACCTTCGTCGGGAGCATCACCACGGGCGACGGTGAGGTGCGTGTCGTCTACAAGCCCATCGCCGGTGAGCGGCCGCTGTGGGACTTCCCGGGTGCCGTGCTCGCCCGGCGCGAGGTCGCGGCGTACCTCGTCGGCCGGGCCTTCGCCGGCCACGCCTTCTGCAACCCGGTGCCCCAGACGTGGCTGGCCGACGGGCCGCACGGGCCCGGCATGCTGCAGGCCTGGCAGGAGCCCGACGAGGCCCAGGAGGCGGTGACGCTGGTCGAGGCCGGCAGCGTGCCGCACGGCTACCTCCACGTCTTCGACGGGTACGACGCCGCGGACCGCCCGATCTCGCTCGTCCACGAGGACACCCCGGCACTGCGCCGCATCGCCGTGCTCGACGTGCTGCTCAACAACGCTGACCGCAAGGGCGGTCACGTCCTCGAGGCCGCCGACGGCCATCGTTGGGCCATCGACCACGGCATCGCCTTCCACGCCGAGCCGAAGCTGCGCACCGTGCTCTGGGGCTGGACGGGTCAGCCGCTCACCGACCAAGAGCGCGACGGGGTGGCGCGGGTCCGTGACGCCGTGGCCGCGGACCTCGGCACCACGCTCGGCGGTCTGCTGGACGACCCCGAGGTCGAGGCGCTCCTGCGCCGCAGCGAGCGCCTGCTCGCCCGGGGTGTCCTCCCCGGGCCCGGCGGTGACGGCCCGGCGATCCCGTGGCCGCCCTTCTGA
- the corA gene encoding magnesium/cobalt transporter CorA: MIVDSALYRHGTRVVPDGEPHDYAGLRARAAQEDGFVWVGLHEPSEQELAEVAEAFGLHDLAIEDAVKAHQRPKLERYDDNLFLVLKTLWYVDEHDAVETGEISIFWGADFVVTVRHGRGSGLTAAREGLEGDTRVLEHGPAAVVYAVCDRVVDEYVEVVDDLQVDVDEVEASVFSEERTDDSARIYALKREIAEVRRAVLPLREPMARFAAGQVREVDDAAAPFFRDVLDHLARTAEDVDTLDGLLSTAFDAHVARISMQQNDDMRKISAGAALVVVPTLIAGVYGMNFTHMPELGWTYGYPFSLLLMGGVSGLLWWFFRRSGWL; this comes from the coding sequence GTGATCGTCGACAGCGCGCTGTACCGGCACGGCACCCGCGTCGTGCCCGACGGGGAACCCCACGACTACGCGGGCCTGCGAGCCCGCGCGGCGCAGGAGGACGGGTTCGTCTGGGTGGGCCTGCACGAGCCGAGCGAGCAGGAGCTGGCCGAGGTGGCCGAGGCGTTCGGGCTGCACGACCTGGCCATCGAGGACGCGGTGAAGGCGCACCAGCGGCCCAAGCTGGAGCGGTACGACGACAACCTCTTCCTGGTGCTGAAGACGCTCTGGTACGTCGACGAGCACGACGCCGTCGAGACCGGCGAGATCAGCATCTTCTGGGGCGCCGACTTCGTCGTCACGGTCCGGCACGGTCGCGGCAGCGGGCTGACCGCCGCCCGCGAGGGACTCGAGGGAGACACCCGCGTCCTGGAGCACGGACCCGCGGCGGTGGTCTACGCGGTGTGCGACCGCGTGGTCGACGAGTACGTCGAGGTGGTCGACGACCTGCAGGTCGACGTGGACGAGGTGGAGGCGTCGGTGTTCTCCGAGGAGCGCACCGACGACTCGGCCCGCATCTACGCGTTGAAGCGGGAGATCGCCGAGGTACGCCGCGCGGTGCTGCCCCTGCGGGAGCCGATGGCCCGCTTCGCCGCCGGCCAGGTCCGCGAGGTCGACGACGCCGCCGCCCCGTTCTTCCGCGACGTGCTGGACCACCTGGCCCGCACCGCCGAGGACGTCGACACCCTCGACGGGCTGCTCTCGACCGCCTTCGACGCCCACGTCGCCCGCATCTCGATGCAGCAGAACGACGACATGCGCAAGATCTCCGCCGGTGCCGCCCTGGTCGTCGTGCCGACCCTCATCGCGGGGGTCTACGGGATGAACTTCACCCACATGCCCGAGCTCGGCTGGACCTACGGCTACCCGTTCTCCCTGCTGCTGATGGGCGGGGTGTCGGGATTGCTGTGGTGGTTCTTCCGGCGGTCCGGGTGGCTGTAG
- a CDS encoding undecaprenyl-diphosphate phosphatase produces the protein MLDLLKAVVLGTLQGLTEFLPISSSAHLRIYPELFGWGDPGAAFTAVVQIGTELAVLVYFREDIWRIGSTWVRSLFQAEYRGHLDARMGWFIIVGSLPIVVLGIALKDVIEQDFRSLWIVGCTLIVFGVLLGLADRFGRNEKEIRKLTLRDAVLMGVAQACALVPGVSRSGATLSMGRLLGYERAAATRYAFLLAIPAVVGAGLFELKEIPHGDNSYGWGPTLVATIVSFVVGYAVIAWLLKWVTTRTYTPFVVYRVVLGGAVLALLSSGVLTA, from the coding sequence GTGCTCGACCTCCTCAAGGCCGTCGTGCTCGGGACCCTGCAGGGACTCACCGAGTTCCTGCCGATCTCCAGCAGCGCCCACCTGCGCATCTATCCCGAGCTGTTCGGCTGGGGCGACCCGGGCGCGGCGTTCACCGCCGTCGTCCAGATCGGCACCGAGCTCGCGGTGCTCGTCTACTTCCGCGAGGACATCTGGCGCATCGGCAGCACCTGGGTGCGCTCGCTGTTCCAGGCGGAGTACCGCGGTCACCTCGACGCCCGCATGGGCTGGTTCATCATCGTCGGCTCGCTGCCGATCGTGGTGCTGGGGATCGCCCTCAAGGACGTGATCGAGCAGGACTTCCGCAGCCTGTGGATCGTCGGCTGCACGCTCATCGTCTTCGGCGTCCTGCTCGGCCTGGCCGACCGGTTCGGCCGCAACGAGAAGGAGATCCGGAAGCTGACGCTGCGCGACGCGGTGCTCATGGGCGTCGCCCAGGCCTGTGCGCTCGTCCCCGGTGTGTCCCGCTCGGGCGCGACGCTCTCCATGGGGCGCCTGCTCGGCTACGAGCGTGCCGCCGCCACCCGCTACGCCTTCCTGCTCGCGATCCCCGCGGTCGTCGGCGCCGGTCTCTTCGAGCTCAAGGAGATCCCGCACGGTGACAACTCCTACGGCTGGGGCCCCACCCTGGTCGCGACGATCGTCTCCTTCGTCGTCGGGTACGCCGTCATCGCCTGGCTCCTGAAGTGGGTCACGACCCGCACCTACACGCCGTTCGTGGTCTACCGGGTCGTCCTCGGTGGTGCCGTGCTGGCGCTGCTGTCTTCGGGCGTCCTCACGGCCTGA
- a CDS encoding PAC2 family protein produces MIEIDDAPDLVDPIVIAAFEGWNDAADAASSVVDHLIRVWGARIVGAVDPEDFYDFQVNRPVVGSDERGHRRITWPTTQIAVASPPDLARDVILIRGIEPNMRWRQFCAELLAATDELGGELVVTLGALLADTPHTRPIPVTGTATEPELVDRLKLEQSTYEGPTGIVGVFQDACVRVDMPAVSYWAAVPHYVAQPPCPKATLALIGQIEDLLEISIPLGDLPEDARAWERGVDELAEEDEDVADYVRSLEETRDTTDLPEASGEAIAREFERYLKRRGEDD; encoded by the coding sequence GTGATCGAGATCGACGACGCCCCGGACCTGGTGGACCCCATCGTCATCGCGGCCTTCGAGGGCTGGAACGACGCTGCGGACGCCGCCTCCTCGGTGGTGGACCACCTGATCCGGGTGTGGGGTGCCCGGATCGTGGGTGCCGTCGACCCCGAGGACTTCTACGACTTCCAGGTCAACCGGCCCGTCGTCGGCAGCGACGAGCGCGGTCACCGGCGGATCACCTGGCCGACCACCCAGATCGCGGTCGCCTCTCCCCCGGACCTCGCGCGCGACGTCATCCTGATCCGTGGCATCGAGCCGAACATGCGCTGGCGGCAGTTCTGCGCCGAGCTGCTGGCCGCGACCGACGAGCTCGGGGGCGAGCTGGTCGTGACGCTGGGGGCGTTGCTCGCCGACACCCCGCACACCCGACCGATCCCCGTCACGGGCACCGCCACCGAGCCCGAGCTGGTGGACCGGCTCAAGCTCGAGCAGTCGACCTACGAGGGACCCACCGGCATCGTGGGCGTCTTCCAGGACGCCTGCGTGCGCGTGGACATGCCGGCGGTGTCCTACTGGGCGGCGGTCCCCCACTACGTGGCCCAGCCGCCGTGCCCCAAGGCCACGCTGGCGCTGATCGGCCAGATCGAGGACCTGCTGGAGATCTCGATCCCGCTGGGCGACCTCCCCGAGGACGCCCGCGCCTGGGAGCGCGGCGTCGACGAGCTCGCCGAGGAGGACGAGGACGTCGCCGACTACGTCCGCTCGCTGGAGGAGACCCGCGACACGACCGACCTGCCGGAGGCCTCCGGCGAGGCGATCGCGCGCGAGTTCGAGCGGTACCTCAAGCGCCGCGGCGAGGACGACTGA